A stretch of Gemmatimonas aurantiaca T-27 DNA encodes these proteins:
- a CDS encoding transposase, with protein MSKRGKTHRQFTAEYKAAAVQRVREELLRGRSQSDVARALGLNNGMLSRWRREADEATPASAEAPSESLEAEVRRLRREVETLRQERDFAKKAAAYFARDVP; from the coding sequence ATGAGCAAACGAGGCAAGACCCATCGGCAGTTTACGGCCGAGTATAAGGCGGCGGCCGTGCAGCGCGTGCGAGAAGAGCTGCTGCGCGGCCGTTCCCAGAGCGATGTGGCACGCGCGCTTGGCCTCAACAATGGGATGCTCTCGCGTTGGCGTCGCGAGGCGGACGAGGCGACGCCGGCCAGCGCGGAGGCCCCGTCCGAATCGTTGGAAGCGGAAGTGCGCCGCCTGCGCCGCGAAGTCGAGACGTTGCGCCAGGAGCGCGACTTCGCAAAAAAAGCGGCGGCGTACTTCGCGCGGGATGTTCCATAA
- a CDS encoding zinc-dependent alcohol dehydrogenase family protein: MYAPIRAAVLRTTALPRPYGDSRPLHIESVRLSAPQEQEVRVRIAAAGLCHSDLSVVDGNRPRPLPMVLGHEAAGEVIEVGAGVRDLMVGDHVVFSFVPQCGHCAPCRSARPALCEPGAAANGAGELLDGGRRLRDMNDTPMHHHLGVSGFAEEVVVSRQSVVRVDRSLPFEIGALFGCAVMTGVGAIVNTAKLRLGESVLITGLGGIGFAALLGALASGAGQVVVADVSDDKLQQALALGAHAAVNSGADNALERVRGLTGGGADVGLECAGVVAALDFTWRGTRRGGRTVTVGLPHPSQTLSISPVQLVAEERTLQGSYLGSCVPSRDIPAYIALYQSGRLPVDKLLTHRLSLDEINDGFDRLARGEAIRQVILF, translated from the coding sequence ATGTACGCTCCGATCCGCGCCGCAGTGTTGCGTACGACGGCACTTCCACGCCCGTATGGCGACAGCCGCCCGTTGCACATCGAATCCGTGCGGCTTTCTGCGCCACAAGAGCAGGAAGTGCGTGTGCGCATCGCGGCGGCGGGGCTGTGTCACTCCGATCTGTCCGTTGTGGATGGCAATCGCCCACGTCCACTGCCCATGGTATTGGGGCACGAGGCGGCCGGTGAAGTGATCGAGGTGGGGGCCGGTGTCCGTGATCTCATGGTCGGTGATCACGTGGTGTTTTCTTTCGTGCCACAATGCGGACACTGTGCGCCATGCCGGAGCGCACGGCCGGCGCTGTGCGAGCCCGGGGCCGCAGCAAATGGCGCGGGAGAACTACTGGATGGTGGCCGTCGCCTGCGCGACATGAACGACACACCGATGCATCATCATCTCGGGGTGTCGGGATTCGCCGAAGAGGTCGTGGTGTCGCGGCAGTCCGTCGTTCGGGTGGATCGTTCGTTGCCGTTCGAGATCGGTGCCCTGTTCGGATGTGCGGTGATGACGGGCGTGGGCGCCATCGTGAACACGGCCAAGCTGCGTTTGGGCGAGTCGGTGCTGATCACCGGTCTGGGCGGTATCGGCTTTGCCGCGCTGCTGGGCGCGTTGGCATCGGGCGCCGGTCAGGTGGTCGTGGCCGATGTCAGTGACGACAAACTTCAGCAAGCCTTGGCCCTTGGGGCCCATGCTGCAGTGAACAGTGGTGCTGACAACGCGCTGGAACGTGTGCGCGGGCTGACGGGCGGTGGAGCCGATGTGGGGCTCGAGTGTGCGGGCGTGGTCGCGGCGCTGGACTTCACCTGGCGCGGCACACGGCGTGGTGGCCGGACCGTGACAGTGGGACTGCCGCATCCGTCGCAGACGCTGTCCATTTCCCCGGTGCAGTTGGTCGCCGAGGAGCGCACGTTGCAGGGGTCCTACCTCGGCAGTTGTGTGCCGTCGCGCGACATCCCGGCGTATATCGCGCTGTATCAATCCGGGCGTCTGCCGGTGGACAAGTTGCTCACCCATCGTCTGTCGCTGGACGAGATCAACGACGGATTCGATCGGCTCGCGCGTGGCGAGGCGATTCGTCAGGTCATCCTGTTCTGA
- a CDS encoding IS3 family transposase — MADHAAVFPVRLMARVLRVSCSGYYASRHRPPSARAERDADLTTQIAVVHRVSRGTYGAPRVQEALQQAGERVSRKRVARLMYAATLVGKTSRRWRASSPSDPTAATPNVLARDFAPSTALNARWGADITYLHYDGGTAYLAVVQDLASRAIVGWALAPHLLTTLPAAALRRALLRPRLGRVLHHSDRGVQYVSAPLPGPARRARDHPESQRGRQLL; from the coding sequence ATGGCCGATCACGCCGCCGTGTTTCCGGTGCGGCTGATGGCGCGCGTGCTCCGCGTGAGCTGCTCCGGCTACTACGCGTCGCGACACCGTCCGCCGAGTGCGCGGGCCGAGCGCGACGCGGATCTGACGACACAGATCGCGGTGGTGCATCGCGTCAGCCGGGGCACGTATGGCGCGCCCCGCGTGCAGGAAGCGCTGCAGCAGGCGGGCGAACGCGTCAGTCGCAAACGCGTCGCGCGCTTGATGTACGCCGCGACGCTCGTGGGCAAGACATCGCGTCGTTGGCGGGCGAGCAGCCCGAGTGATCCGACCGCGGCCACGCCCAACGTGCTGGCGCGCGACTTTGCGCCGTCCACGGCGCTGAATGCGCGCTGGGGGGCCGACATCACGTACCTGCACTACGACGGCGGGACGGCGTATCTCGCGGTCGTCCAAGACCTCGCGTCGCGGGCGATCGTCGGGTGGGCGCTCGCCCCCCATCTCCTGACCACGTTGCCGGCGGCGGCGCTTCGTCGTGCGCTCCTCCGTCCGCGCCTGGGACGCGTGCTGCATCACTCCGATCGCGGCGTGCAGTATGTGAGCGCCCCCCTACCGGGCCCTGCTCGCCGCGCACGAGATCACCCCGAGTCTCAGCGCGGTCGGCAACTGTTATGA
- a CDS encoding heavy metal translocating P-type ATPase, translated as METVRIPVSGMTCAACSSRVQRALQKQPGVADANVNLMMKSATVTFDPAAVSPESLIATIEDTGYGASLANPDQTAFEEQEARDRAQNDEYHELRRKAVVSGVIGVIAMIVSMPLMSMLAGEDHAHGAQSSGAVVVDPFMRWSMDTLDPVLRSVMPWLYTVPASVLTGGLLVATLVVMVWAGRHFYTRAWAAARHGAADMNTLVSVGTLAAFGYSLVATFSPAFFTTRGVAPDVYYEAVIIIIALILTGNMFEARAKQRTSAALRALVDLQPQTARVLRFDAEVDAPVDTIEAGEVIIVRPGERIPVDGQITQGESAVDESMLTGESLPVAKQVGDRVIGGTINRTGAFRYSATTLGANSVLAQIVKLMRDAQGSRAPIQRLADQISAVFVPVVIGLAALTFGIWYFAADQAPLVRAFASAVAVLIIACPCAMGLAVPTAVMVASGKGAQLGVLIKGGEALQRAGDITTVVLDKTGTITQGAPTVTDFLVAPALAIDADVLLQRVASVEHASEHPLAESIVQHAQAKGLTLGTPESFASVTGRGVQGVVDDAAMAVGNAAFMHDWGISVDALEADAVRLAGEGRTPMYIAMDGALAGLVAVADPIRDSSPRAIADLHALGLTVVMLTGDNERTAQAIARAAGVDRVVAGVMPDGKVREVQRLQDEGAVVAMVGDGINDAPALAQADVGMAIGSGTDIAVEAGDVVLMRGDLQGVVRAIALSRRTMRTMKQNLFWAFIYNVIGIPIAAGVLYPAFGLQLSPILASAAMAFSSVSVVANSLRLRRVTFA; from the coding sequence ATGGAAACTGTCCGTATCCCTGTCTCCGGCATGACCTGCGCCGCGTGTTCGTCGCGCGTGCAACGTGCCCTGCAGAAGCAGCCCGGAGTGGCCGACGCGAACGTCAATCTCATGATGAAGAGTGCGACGGTCACGTTCGATCCGGCTGCGGTGTCGCCGGAGTCGCTCATCGCGACCATCGAGGACACGGGATACGGCGCGTCATTGGCCAATCCCGATCAGACCGCATTCGAAGAACAGGAAGCGCGTGATCGCGCGCAGAACGACGAGTACCACGAACTGCGCCGCAAGGCGGTGGTGAGCGGTGTCATCGGCGTCATCGCGATGATCGTGAGCATGCCACTCATGTCCATGCTGGCCGGCGAGGACCATGCGCATGGTGCGCAATCGAGCGGCGCGGTGGTCGTCGATCCGTTCATGCGCTGGAGTATGGACACTCTCGATCCCGTACTGCGTAGTGTGATGCCGTGGCTGTACACCGTGCCGGCCTCGGTGCTCACCGGTGGACTGCTGGTGGCAACGCTGGTGGTGATGGTGTGGGCCGGCCGGCACTTCTATACGCGGGCCTGGGCGGCAGCACGACATGGCGCGGCCGATATGAACACGCTGGTGTCGGTGGGCACGCTGGCGGCATTTGGCTACTCGTTGGTCGCTACATTTTCGCCGGCGTTTTTTACCACCCGCGGTGTAGCGCCCGATGTGTACTACGAGGCGGTGATCATCATCATCGCTCTCATCCTCACCGGCAACATGTTCGAAGCGCGCGCCAAGCAGCGCACGTCGGCGGCGTTGCGCGCGCTGGTGGATCTGCAGCCGCAGACAGCGCGTGTGTTGCGGTTCGATGCCGAGGTCGACGCGCCCGTCGATACGATCGAAGCCGGGGAAGTGATCATCGTGCGTCCCGGTGAGCGCATTCCGGTGGACGGCCAGATCACACAGGGCGAAAGCGCCGTGGATGAAAGCATGCTCACCGGCGAATCGCTGCCGGTGGCCAAACAGGTGGGTGATCGTGTGATAGGTGGCACGATCAATCGCACCGGAGCATTCCGCTACAGTGCCACCACACTGGGAGCCAACAGTGTGCTCGCGCAGATCGTGAAACTCATGCGTGATGCGCAGGGATCCCGTGCGCCTATTCAGCGACTGGCCGACCAGATCAGTGCAGTGTTTGTGCCGGTGGTGATTGGTCTTGCGGCACTCACATTTGGTATCTGGTACTTCGCGGCCGATCAGGCGCCGTTGGTGCGTGCGTTTGCGTCGGCGGTGGCGGTGCTCATCATCGCGTGTCCGTGTGCCATGGGACTGGCCGTGCCTACGGCGGTGATGGTGGCCAGTGGCAAGGGCGCGCAGCTTGGCGTGTTGATCAAGGGTGGTGAGGCACTGCAGCGGGCCGGCGACATCACCACCGTGGTGCTCGACAAGACCGGTACCATCACGCAGGGCGCGCCGACCGTGACCGATTTCCTCGTGGCACCGGCGCTTGCCATCGACGCCGATGTACTGCTGCAGCGTGTCGCTTCGGTGGAGCACGCGAGTGAACACCCGCTGGCCGAATCGATCGTCCAGCATGCCCAGGCCAAGGGACTCACGCTCGGCACACCGGAGAGCTTTGCCTCGGTCACCGGGCGTGGTGTGCAGGGTGTGGTGGACGATGCGGCCATGGCCGTGGGCAACGCGGCCTTCATGCACGACTGGGGGATTTCGGTGGACGCGCTCGAAGCCGACGCCGTCCGGCTTGCCGGCGAGGGGCGCACGCCGATGTACATCGCGATGGATGGGGCACTGGCTGGACTCGTCGCAGTGGCCGATCCCATTCGCGACAGTTCGCCACGGGCGATCGCCGATCTGCACGCGCTGGGGCTCACCGTGGTGATGCTCACGGGCGACAACGAGCGCACGGCGCAGGCCATTGCGCGCGCCGCGGGAGTGGATCGTGTCGTGGCCGGCGTGATGCCCGACGGCAAGGTGCGCGAAGTGCAGCGTCTGCAGGACGAAGGCGCCGTGGTGGCCATGGTGGGCGATGGGATCAATGACGCCCCCGCACTCGCCCAGGCTGATGTCGGCATGGCGATCGGCAGTGGTACCGACATCGCCGTGGAAGCCGGGGACGTGGTGCTCATGCGCGGCGATCTGCAGGGGGTCGTGCGCGCCATCGCTCTGTCGCGTCGCACCATGCGTACCATGAAGCAGAATCTCTTCTGGGCGTTCATCTACAACGTCATCGGCATTCCGATTGCTGCGGGCGTGCTGTATCCCGCGTTCGGATTGCAGCTCAGCCCCATCCTCGCGAGCGCCGCGATGGCGTTCAGTTCGGTGAGCGTCGTGGCAAACTCGCTGCGCCTCCGTCGTGTCACCTTCGCCTGA
- a CDS encoding heavy-metal-associated domain-containing protein: MQSLKLEISGMSCGHCVKAVDKALSKVDGVTVQSVGVGEATVSFDPSRATSQQLAEAVADAGFQLTGSH, encoded by the coding sequence ATGCAGTCCCTCAAGCTCGAAATCAGCGGCATGTCCTGCGGCCACTGTGTGAAGGCCGTCGACAAGGCCCTCTCGAAGGTCGATGGCGTCACCGTGCAGTCCGTCGGTGTCGGTGAGGCCACGGTGTCCTTCGACCCTTCCCGTGCCACCTCGCAGCAACTCGCCGAAGCCGTGGCCGACGCCGGCTTTCAGCTCACCGGTTCGCACTAG
- a CDS encoding AAA family ATPase, producing MSATSILLPLDALGRRRLKVAFVGTHGVGKTTLCFDLAAQLKRLDLGVDIVKEVARRCPLPINEDTTFDAQAWILHTQIAEEIEAASHYEVVVCDRSVLDNYAYLVARVGRRPELEPLVREWVSGYQALFKVPVLSAPTFDGKRAVSPSFQHEIDAIIDDLVRDLGIAVHHLDPQDRDQWTAHALLQLGLPTQPPQIDLFALRD from the coding sequence ATGTCAGCGACGTCCATTCTGCTTCCGCTCGACGCACTCGGCCGCCGCCGGCTGAAAGTCGCCTTTGTAGGCACACATGGTGTGGGCAAGACCACACTGTGTTTTGATCTCGCCGCTCAGCTCAAGCGGCTCGACCTGGGCGTGGACATCGTCAAGGAAGTGGCTCGCCGTTGTCCCTTGCCGATCAACGAGGACACCACCTTCGACGCGCAGGCGTGGATCCTGCACACCCAGATCGCCGAGGAGATCGAAGCCGCGTCACATTATGAAGTGGTCGTGTGTGATCGTTCGGTGCTCGACAACTATGCCTACCTGGTGGCGCGCGTGGGACGTCGTCCCGAGCTCGAACCACTCGTGCGGGAGTGGGTGAGTGGCTATCAGGCTTTGTTCAAGGTGCCCGTGCTGTCGGCGCCCACATTCGATGGCAAGCGCGCCGTGAGCCCATCATTCCAACACGAGATCGACGCGATCATCGACGACCTCGTGCGTGATCTTGGCATTGCCGTACATCACCTCGACCCGCAGGATCGTGATCAGTGGACGGCGCATGCGCTGCTGCAACTTGGGCTGCCGACACAACCGCCGCAGATCGACCTGTTTGCATTGCGGGACTGA
- a CDS encoding metal-sensitive transcriptional regulator, which translates to MPKTPKHEIETSTDVTPDATSPAHRSLHIVGCGCGTRSDDETGSDDVAGGRKAVAVDSDVKLRNQKRLRRIEGQVRGLQKMVNDDRYCADILTQIASVHEALRAVGRELMRNHLKHCATEAIRRNPDEAEAMYDELVEMMYRNSR; encoded by the coding sequence ATGCCCAAGACCCCGAAACACGAGATCGAGACGTCGACCGATGTCACACCGGACGCCACATCTCCCGCACACCGGTCACTGCACATCGTAGGGTGTGGCTGTGGCACCCGGTCTGACGATGAGACGGGTAGTGACGACGTCGCCGGAGGGCGTAAGGCGGTGGCCGTGGACAGCGACGTGAAACTGCGTAACCAGAAACGTCTGCGTCGTATCGAAGGACAGGTGCGTGGATTGCAGAAGATGGTGAACGACGACCGTTACTGCGCCGACATCCTCACGCAGATCGCGTCCGTGCATGAGGCGTTGCGGGCTGTGGGGCGTGAACTCATGCGCAACCACCTCAAGCACTGTGCCACCGAAGCCATCCGTCGCAATCCGGATGAAGCCGAGGCGATGTACGACGAACTCGTGGAAATGATGTACCGCAACAGCCGCTGA
- a CDS encoding NAD-dependent succinate-semialdehyde dehydrogenase — MATSEFAQFPFYRTQAFVNGAWVDADDASTFAVHSPSTGVHLADVPNMGRAETRRAIEGASAAWPAWRAMTAKERGALLREWFTRIMAHRDTLARLMSQESGKVITESLGEVTYGASFVEWFAEEAKRAYGDVIPAHTRDRRLVVIKQPVGVVAAITPWNFPLAMITRKVAPALAAGCPVVIKPPAETPLTALALAALAEEAGIPAGVLSVVTTNHSSEVGLELCENPLVRKLSFTGSTGVGRTLMAQCANNLTKLSLELGGNAPFLVFDDADLDAAVRGALAAKYRHNGQTCVCVNRILVQDGAYDAFVERFAAAVGGLRTGDVLDTQVQVGPLINEKGVQKVEAHIADAVQKGARLLRGGHRKEGLYFEPTVLADATTDMRIAREEVFGPVAPIFRFTSEDEAVRMANDTEFGLAAYFYSRDVGRCWRVSEALEYGMVGVNEGLISTEVAPFGGVKASGMGREGSKYGLDSFLETKYLCYGGI; from the coding sequence ATGGCTACCTCCGAGTTCGCGCAGTTTCCGTTCTATCGCACGCAGGCCTTTGTGAATGGTGCGTGGGTGGATGCCGATGATGCATCCACGTTTGCCGTGCACAGTCCATCCACCGGCGTACACCTGGCGGATGTACCCAACATGGGACGTGCGGAAACGCGTCGTGCGATTGAAGGGGCATCGGCGGCGTGGCCGGCATGGCGCGCGATGACGGCCAAGGAACGTGGGGCACTGCTGCGGGAGTGGTTCACGCGCATCATGGCACATCGCGACACGCTGGCTCGTCTCATGAGTCAGGAGTCGGGCAAGGTGATCACCGAGAGTCTGGGTGAGGTCACCTATGGTGCGTCGTTCGTGGAGTGGTTCGCCGAGGAAGCGAAGCGGGCGTATGGCGACGTGATTCCGGCGCACACCCGCGATCGGCGGTTGGTGGTGATCAAGCAGCCGGTGGGTGTGGTGGCGGCGATCACCCCGTGGAACTTCCCGTTGGCCATGATCACGCGGAAGGTGGCACCGGCACTCGCCGCTGGATGCCCTGTGGTGATCAAGCCACCCGCCGAAACACCACTCACGGCGCTGGCGCTGGCGGCACTCGCCGAGGAGGCGGGTATTCCCGCTGGCGTGTTGAGCGTGGTGACCACCAATCATTCTTCTGAGGTGGGGCTCGAGCTGTGCGAGAACCCGCTGGTGCGGAAGCTGTCGTTCACGGGCTCCACGGGTGTGGGCCGCACACTCATGGCGCAGTGCGCGAACAATCTCACCAAGCTGTCGCTGGAGTTGGGTGGCAACGCACCGTTTCTGGTGTTCGATGATGCCGATCTCGACGCCGCCGTGCGTGGGGCGCTGGCCGCCAAGTACCGTCACAATGGTCAGACGTGTGTGTGCGTGAATCGCATTCTGGTGCAGGACGGTGCATACGACGCATTCGTGGAGCGTTTCGCGGCGGCTGTGGGTGGCCTGCGCACGGGGGATGTGCTGGACACGCAGGTGCAGGTGGGGCCGCTCATCAACGAGAAGGGTGTCCAGAAGGTGGAAGCCCACATTGCTGATGCGGTGCAGAAGGGCGCACGCCTCCTGCGCGGCGGGCATCGGAAGGAGGGGCTCTATTTCGAGCCCACCGTGCTGGCTGATGCCACGACCGATATGCGTATTGCCCGTGAAGAAGTGTTTGGCCCGGTGGCACCCATCTTCCGTTTCACAAGCGAAGACGAGGCGGTGCGTATGGCCAACGACACCGAGTTTGGCCTGGCGGCCTACTTCTACAGCCGCGATGTGGGCCGATGCTGGCGTGTGTCGGAAGCGCTCGAGTACGGCATGGTGGGTGTGAACGAAGGTCTCATCTCCACCGAGGTGGCGCCCTTCGGCGGAGTGAAAGCCTCAGGCATGGGGCGCGAGGGGTCGAAGTATGGGCTCGACTCGTTCCTCGAGACGAAGTACCTCTGCTACGGCGGCATTTGA